One window of Nostoc sp. C052 genomic DNA carries:
- a CDS encoding TVP38/TMEM64 family protein: protein MKKLTIIQIFKSIDTRNLQIFFSFSVLILLILATTFLLNTDPAFAQESANLNSFNPQAILREALQWIDSLGTVGAIAFIALYIIATVAFFPGSILTLGAGVIFGVVWGSLYVFIGATLGATAAFLVGRYLARGWVAGKIADNKKFAAIDQAVGKEGLKIVLLTRLSPIFPFNLLNYAFGITGVSLQDYFIGSLGMIPGTIMYVYIGSLAGNLAMIGTEAQPNNPTLQWAIRILGLIATVAVTIYITRIARQALEDEVL, encoded by the coding sequence ATGAAAAAACTAACAATCATTCAGATATTTAAAAGTATTGATACCAGAAACTTGCAGATTTTTTTTAGCTTTAGTGTATTAATATTACTGATATTGGCGACCACTTTTTTGTTAAACACAGACCCAGCTTTTGCACAAGAATCTGCAAATCTAAATTCTTTTAATCCTCAAGCAATTTTACGCGAAGCCTTGCAGTGGATTGATAGCCTTGGTACAGTGGGAGCGATCGCTTTTATTGCCCTTTATATTATCGCTACCGTTGCTTTTTTCCCAGGTTCTATTCTCACCTTGGGGGCTGGTGTAATTTTTGGCGTAGTTTGGGGTTCTCTCTACGTATTTATCGGTGCGACCCTTGGCGCTACGGCTGCTTTTCTCGTTGGACGTTATTTAGCAAGGGGTTGGGTTGCTGGTAAAATTGCAGATAACAAAAAATTTGCTGCCATTGACCAAGCAGTAGGTAAAGAAGGATTAAAAATTGTCCTGTTAACGCGATTGTCCCCTATATTTCCTTTCAATTTGCTCAATTATGCCTTTGGCATCACGGGAGTTTCACTTCAAGATTACTTCATCGGCTCTCTAGGCATGATTCCCGGAACCATCATGTATGTTTATATTGGTTCCCTTGCAGGTAATCTGGCCATGATTGGCACTGAGGCTCAACCTAACAACCCGACTTTACAATGGGCAATTCGGATTTTAGGTTTAATTGCCACAGTCGCCGTGACGATTTATATTACCCGTATTGCCCGACAAGCTTTAGAAGATGAGGTTTTATAG
- a CDS encoding TVP38/TMEM64 family protein translates to MRKYILNSKFKLLLLSCLIVILIIAAKQLNFQGILKILVIWVHSLGAFGPIAYIVIFNLATLLFIPGSLLTLKAGCLFGVFWGSVYVLIAATIGVTLAFIIGRYLSRDWVSRQMDKHPKFKAIDLAVAKEGWKIVLLTRLSPVFPFNLLNYAFGVTQVSLKDYILGSFGIIPGTIMYVYIGSLAGNLAMIDTLHQPIAPETQVWQWIMRVVGLIATVAVTVYITKVAQKELVQSVAIEEITSHEKTNNHSDI, encoded by the coding sequence ATGAGAAAGTATATATTAAACTCCAAATTTAAACTACTACTCCTAAGTTGCCTAATTGTCATTCTAATAATTGCTGCTAAACAGTTAAACTTTCAGGGGATTTTAAAGATATTAGTTATTTGGGTTCACAGTCTTGGTGCTTTCGGGCCTATTGCCTACATAGTCATTTTCAACTTAGCAACATTACTGTTTATACCAGGTTCACTCCTAACTCTCAAAGCTGGTTGTCTGTTTGGAGTATTTTGGGGTTCAGTATATGTGCTAATTGCTGCAACAATTGGAGTAACTTTGGCTTTTATTATTGGACGCTATCTGTCGCGGGATTGGGTTTCTCGACAAATGGATAAACATCCTAAATTTAAAGCGATTGATTTGGCAGTTGCTAAAGAAGGATGGAAAATTGTTTTGCTAACTCGTCTCTCACCCGTCTTTCCCTTCAATTTATTAAATTATGCTTTTGGAGTAACACAGGTTTCTCTCAAAGACTATATATTAGGTTCCTTCGGCATTATTCCCGGCACTATAATGTATGTTTATATTGGTTCTTTAGCTGGGAATCTTGCCATGATTGACACCTTGCATCAACCAATTGCTCCAGAAACTCAAGTTTGGCAATGGATAATGCGAGTGGTTGGGTTGATTGCTACCGTTGCGGTAACTGTGTATATCACAAAAGTTGCTCAGAAAGAATTAGTTCAAAGTGTGGCAATAGAAGAAATAACAAGTCATGAAAAAACTAACAATCATTCAGATATTTAA
- a CDS encoding carbonic anhydrase: protein MNRINGFLGRRDFLKFASVVGIAATSFGDSFWNSEQTAVADIHPVNPNQISPDEAVRRLLDGNQRFIQQKRQYPDQSLERLQLVAKAQYPFAAILGCADSRVPAEIVFDQGIGDLFVVRVAGNVVSDTVIGSLEYSTAVLGSQLIVVLGHRRCGAVAEAIKNEPLPGRIGLIIEGIKPSVERVKFSTGDNMQDVVIANIKYQTEKLQESSTILAKFIREGKLKIVGACYDIDTGKVNILT from the coding sequence ATGAATCGAATTAATGGATTTTTAGGACGGCGTGATTTCTTAAAATTCGCCAGTGTTGTAGGTATTGCAGCTACTAGTTTTGGTGATAGCTTTTGGAATTCAGAGCAAACTGCTGTTGCTGATATTCACCCAGTTAATCCTAATCAAATCAGTCCAGATGAAGCCGTCAGACGCTTGCTGGATGGTAATCAAAGATTTATTCAGCAAAAACGTCAATATCCCGATCAATCACTAGAACGTCTACAATTAGTTGCTAAAGCTCAGTATCCCTTTGCAGCCATATTGGGCTGTGCAGATTCTCGAGTACCTGCGGAAATTGTCTTTGATCAAGGAATTGGAGATTTGTTTGTCGTGCGAGTTGCTGGTAATGTCGTCAGTGACACGGTGATAGGTAGTCTGGAATATTCTACAGCAGTATTGGGTTCGCAATTGATCGTGGTTTTGGGTCATCGAAGATGCGGTGCAGTAGCAGAAGCAATCAAAAACGAACCACTTCCTGGCAGAATTGGTTTAATTATTGAGGGCATCAAACCATCTGTAGAAAGGGTAAAGTTCAGCACAGGTGATAATATGCAGGATGTGGTTATAGCCAACATTAAATATCAGACTGAAAAATTGCAAGAAAGTTCAACTATTTTAGCTAAATTTATCCGTGAAGGTAAACTAAAAATTGTTGGTGCTTGTTACGATATTGACACTGGTAAAGTCAACATTCTTACTTGA
- a CDS encoding ABC transporter ATP-binding protein, producing the protein MTNDYLLDVQNVHAGYIKDVDILQGVNFQVSPGELVTVIGPNGAGKSTLAKAIFGLLIPHTGTITFKGENIVGLKSNQIVQRGMCYVPQIANVFPSLSVEENLEMGAFVLNVPLKPIKDKIFTMFPRLSDRRRQRAGTLSGGERQMLAMGKALMLEPGLLILDEPSAALSPILVTQVFEQIKQINQAGTAIVLVEQNARKALEMANRGYVLESGRDAISGPGEELLNDPKVGELYLGAGKRH; encoded by the coding sequence ATGACAAATGACTATTTACTAGATGTTCAAAATGTCCACGCTGGATACATCAAAGATGTAGATATCCTGCAAGGTGTGAATTTTCAAGTTTCACCAGGAGAATTGGTAACAGTGATTGGCCCCAACGGTGCGGGTAAATCTACTTTGGCAAAAGCAATTTTTGGGCTTTTGATTCCCCACACAGGCACAATTACCTTCAAAGGTGAAAATATCGTGGGGCTAAAGTCCAATCAAATTGTCCAACGAGGAATGTGCTACGTACCGCAAATCGCCAATGTTTTCCCCTCCCTCAGTGTTGAAGAGAACTTGGAGATGGGTGCTTTTGTGCTTAACGTTCCCCTGAAGCCAATTAAAGATAAAATATTTACCATGTTCCCCAGACTAAGCGATCGCCGTCGTCAACGCGCTGGTACTCTCTCTGGAGGAGAACGCCAGATGTTAGCGATGGGCAAAGCTTTGATGTTGGAACCTGGTTTGCTGATTTTAGATGAACCATCTGCTGCCTTGTCGCCGATTTTAGTGACACAAGTATTTGAGCAGATTAAACAAATTAATCAGGCTGGTACTGCGATCGTATTAGTAGAACAAAATGCCCGTAAGGCTTTAGAGATGGCTAATCGTGGATATGTATTAGAGTCGGGACGTGATGCGATCTCCGGCCCCGGTGAAGAATTGTTGAATGACCCGAAAGTGGGTGAGCTATATCTGGGAGCGGGTAAGAGACATTAA
- a CDS encoding ferredoxin family protein, with protein MPHTIVTEVCEGVADCVEACPVACIHDGPGKNAKGTDWYWIDFATCIDCGICLQVCPVEGAILAEERPELQKTPQ; from the coding sequence ATGCCGCACACAATTGTTACAGAAGTCTGTGAAGGCGTTGCTGACTGCGTAGAAGCCTGTCCAGTAGCTTGTATTCATGATGGCCCAGGCAAAAATGCCAAGGGAACTGATTGGTACTGGATTGACTTTGCCACTTGCATTGACTGTGGTATCTGTCTCCAAGTTTGCCCAGTAGAAGGTGCGATTCTTGCAGAAGAACGACCAGAGTTGCAAAAAACCCCACAATAG
- a CDS encoding ATP phosphoribosyltransferase regulatory subunit has translation MVYQPAAGARDLLPLDVEKKRWIEERLQQVFHRWGYHRIITSTLERMDTLMAGEAIQRQMVIQLQQNGEDDELGLRPELTASIARTVVTRMAGLRYPQRLYYNANVFRRTWESRHNRQQEFYQAGVELLGAGGLLANAEVLLLVADCLEALGLQGWHLILGEAGITRSLLSAFPDNLQHQVRSAIAHLDRIAIDNLPLSDKLRDRAQIILDLRGPSADVLQKVSSLDLDEEQREAVNNLKSLVELLESEKKLPLILDLSLIQTIDYYTGIVFEVVNDTESQTRVLGRGGRYDQLLGLYHPQRENIPGIGFGLNIEDLYQVLLSTQQLPQVTPASDWLVAPETASANAAAFAYAQKLRDSADLVRVEIDLGGRDADAIRQYAGDRSIAQIAWIKADGSPKIESLR, from the coding sequence ATGGTGTATCAACCAGCAGCGGGAGCCAGGGATTTATTGCCCTTGGATGTGGAGAAAAAACGCTGGATTGAAGAGCGGTTACAGCAGGTGTTTCACCGTTGGGGATATCACAGGATTATCACCTCGACTTTAGAGCGGATGGATACCTTAATGGCGGGGGAAGCAATTCAGCGTCAGATGGTGATTCAACTACAGCAAAATGGCGAAGATGATGAGTTAGGTCTACGTCCAGAATTAACAGCCTCTATTGCTCGTACTGTTGTCACTCGGATGGCAGGTCTGCGTTATCCACAACGGCTGTACTACAATGCCAATGTGTTTCGCCGCACTTGGGAAAGTAGACACAATCGCCAACAAGAGTTTTATCAAGCTGGGGTGGAGTTGCTAGGTGCTGGCGGATTGCTAGCGAATGCTGAAGTACTGCTGTTAGTAGCAGACTGTTTAGAAGCACTGGGTTTGCAGGGATGGCATTTAATTTTAGGTGAGGCGGGAATTACGCGATCGCTCCTGAGTGCCTTTCCTGACAATCTCCAACATCAAGTTCGCAGTGCGATCGCTCATCTTGACCGCATTGCCATAGATAATTTACCTCTGAGTGATAAACTGCGCGATCGTGCCCAAATCATCTTGGATTTACGCGGGCCAAGTGCAGATGTGTTGCAAAAAGTCAGTAGTTTGGATCTTGATGAAGAACAACGAGAAGCAGTGAATAACCTCAAATCCCTAGTAGAATTACTAGAATCCGAGAAAAAACTGCCGTTAATCCTCGATCTCAGCCTGATCCAGACCATCGATTACTACACTGGTATCGTCTTTGAGGTTGTCAACGATACCGAATCCCAAACCAGAGTTTTAGGGCGTGGTGGTCGCTATGACCAGCTTTTGGGTCTATATCATCCTCAAAGAGAAAATATTCCCGGAATTGGTTTTGGACTGAATATCGAAGATTTATACCAGGTTTTGCTATCTACTCAGCAATTACCACAGGTAACTCCCGCGAGTGACTGGTTAGTAGCACCAGAGACAGCCAGTGCTAACGCCGCCGCTTTTGCCTACGCGCAAAAACTCAGAGATTCAGCTGATTTGGTGCGGGTAGAAATTGATTTAGGAGGAAGGGATGCTGACGCTATTCGTCAATATGCAGGCGATCGCAGCATAGCCCAAATTGCCTGGATCAAAGCTGACGGCTCACCAAAAATAGAATCATTACGTTAA
- a CDS encoding DnaJ domain-containing protein — protein MSFKIDRGLFKYDFIDHHAVLCVPVDADVKEIRKRYLQVARRLHPDSSFTETDAQKQLGNELLSKLVNPAYEKLVGDRTRTEYILILSQIGKRLVQESTSVTLNTDLAKQLVEAANVDNFYKTAIAKLAQTQYDSLEQALQVIAQASELNLVYLMRSVSKSSTAPPPAQPKVQSGTPQPNTPKNPLPAPAAAPAKDGLVVEQYVRRAQSLIEKNQFAQAKVELQEALKLEPKNSRCHSLIAMVYLRQNQLKMAKIHFDNALKLDPSDETALQWKPKIDKALGQQISDHKVTSSPNNGDKQPDKSGSGGLFGGLFGGKKK, from the coding sequence ATGTCTTTTAAAATAGACCGCGGACTATTTAAATATGATTTCATAGATCATCACGCAGTATTGTGTGTTCCAGTTGATGCGGATGTCAAAGAGATTCGCAAACGCTATCTCCAAGTCGCCCGCCGTTTGCATCCAGACAGTAGTTTTACCGAAACAGATGCTCAAAAACAGCTAGGTAACGAATTGTTATCAAAGCTGGTTAACCCAGCTTACGAAAAACTTGTCGGCGATCGCACTCGCACTGAATATATTCTAATTTTGTCGCAAATTGGCAAGCGCCTTGTACAAGAGTCTACTTCGGTAACTCTCAACACTGACTTGGCTAAACAGTTAGTTGAGGCGGCTAATGTCGATAATTTCTATAAAACTGCGATCGCTAAACTAGCCCAAACCCAATATGATTCTTTAGAGCAAGCGCTGCAAGTCATTGCCCAAGCTAGCGAGTTGAATTTAGTATATTTAATGCGGAGTGTGAGCAAATCATCCACAGCACCGCCACCGGCTCAACCCAAAGTCCAATCAGGTACGCCTCAGCCAAATACACCAAAAAATCCCTTACCAGCGCCAGCAGCAGCGCCAGCAAAAGATGGCTTGGTTGTAGAACAGTATGTTCGTCGCGCTCAATCTTTGATTGAGAAAAACCAGTTTGCCCAAGCCAAAGTAGAGTTGCAAGAGGCCCTAAAGCTAGAACCGAAAAATAGTCGCTGCCATAGCTTAATTGCAATGGTGTATTTGAGGCAAAATCAGTTAAAAATGGCAAAAATCCACTTTGACAATGCTTTAAAACTAGACCCTAGTGACGAAACGGCTCTGCAATGGAAACCTAAAATAGATAAGGCTTTAGGACAACAAATTAGCGATCATAAGGTGACTTCATCCCCCAATAATGGAGATAAGCAACCAGATAAATCTGGTAGTGGTGGTTTGTTCGGTGGTTTGTTTGGTGGGAAGAAAAAATAA
- a CDS encoding inositol monophosphatase family protein, which translates to MTNLQIFLDIATEAALAAGAILQGYLGKLEDAIIEKGRPGDLVTAADKASEELILEILRRHFPQHSILAEESGKLGNQENEYLWAIDPLDGTTNYAHQYPFFAVSIGLLINGVPQVGVIYDPFHNELFSAAAGLGATRNRQTIKVSATSELSKSLLVTGFAYDRRETSDNNYAEFSHLTHLTQGVRRSGSASLDLAYVACGRVDGYWERGLSPWDIAAGIILVKEAGGKVTAYDGTPVKIESGRILATNSYIHDSLSSELLQVPPLSAWV; encoded by the coding sequence ATGACAAATTTACAAATTTTTCTAGATATTGCTACAGAAGCAGCCTTAGCTGCTGGTGCTATTTTGCAAGGTTACTTGGGTAAGTTAGAAGACGCAATTATTGAAAAAGGACGCCCTGGTGATTTAGTCACAGCTGCGGATAAAGCCTCAGAGGAGTTGATTTTAGAAATTTTGCGTCGCCATTTTCCCCAGCACTCTATTCTTGCTGAAGAATCGGGGAAATTAGGTAATCAAGAAAATGAATACCTCTGGGCAATAGATCCTCTAGATGGCACAACCAACTACGCTCATCAATATCCATTTTTTGCTGTTTCCATCGGGTTGTTAATTAATGGTGTTCCCCAAGTAGGTGTCATTTATGACCCCTTTCATAATGAGCTATTCAGTGCTGCTGCTGGCTTAGGAGCAACGCGTAACCGTCAAACCATCAAGGTTTCAGCAACATCTGAACTGAGTAAAAGCCTACTAGTAACAGGATTTGCCTACGATCGCCGTGAAACCTCTGATAACAACTACGCAGAATTTAGTCACCTTACCCATCTTACCCAAGGAGTTAGACGTAGCGGTTCGGCATCGCTAGATTTGGCCTATGTTGCCTGTGGACGTGTGGATGGTTACTGGGAACGGGGACTTTCCCCTTGGGATATTGCCGCCGGAATAATTTTGGTAAAAGAAGCCGGGGGCAAAGTCACCGCCTACGATGGTACTCCTGTAAAAATTGAGTCAGGTAGAATTCTGGCTACAAATAGTTATATTCACGACTCTCTCAGTAGCGAACTTTTACAGGTTCCACCACTGTCAGCCTGGGTGTAG
- a CDS encoding thermonuclease family protein — protein MVVSLGEWVRKIAILGCLLLLVSCQAKNQLPNSEAQVKVARVVSGQSLEVLGMAEQPNLISQVRLVGIDAPDLRQRPWGEAAKEQLENLIGGVEQLVTLEFDLEAKDKIGRTLAYVWKNKVLLNEELVKQGNAMFVGRSPNHKYDQRLERAQQWARLMGQGIWNPEKSMRLTPAEFRRQNL, from the coding sequence ATGGTTGTAAGTCTTGGTGAGTGGGTGCGAAAAATAGCTATTTTGGGTTGCTTATTGCTTTTGGTGAGTTGCCAAGCTAAAAACCAACTGCCGAACAGTGAAGCCCAGGTGAAAGTAGCACGGGTCGTTAGTGGGCAAAGCTTGGAAGTTTTAGGCATGGCTGAACAACCAAATTTGATTTCTCAAGTGCGGTTAGTTGGTATTGATGCACCAGATTTGCGACAGCGCCCTTGGGGGGAAGCAGCGAAAGAACAATTAGAGAATCTAATTGGTGGTGTAGAACAATTGGTAACGCTGGAGTTTGATTTAGAAGCAAAAGACAAAATCGGACGAACTCTAGCTTATGTGTGGAAAAATAAGGTGTTGTTAAATGAAGAACTAGTCAAACAAGGGAATGCAATGTTTGTGGGGCGATCGCCCAACCACAAGTATGACCAGCGTTTAGAACGTGCCCAACAATGGGCTAGACTTATGGGCCAAGGAATCTGGAACCCAGAAAAATCCATGCGCCTCACTCCCGCCGAGTTTCGCCGCCAAAATCTTTGA
- a CDS encoding 2Fe-2S iron-sulfur cluster-binding protein: MSRTYTIKVRDRATGKTYTLEVPEDRYILHTGEKQGVELPFSCRNGACTACAVRVLSGEIYQPEAIGLSPDLRRQGYALLCVSYPRSDLEVETQDEDEVYELQFGRYFARGRIKAGLPLDEE, from the coding sequence ATGTCCCGTACATACACAATTAAAGTTCGCGATCGCGCCACTGGCAAAACATACACCCTAGAAGTGCCAGAAGACCGCTACATCCTGCACACTGGCGAAAAACAAGGGGTAGAACTACCATTTTCCTGCCGCAACGGGGCTTGCACCGCTTGTGCTGTGAGAGTGTTGTCAGGAGAAATTTACCAACCAGAGGCGATCGGCTTGTCGCCAGATTTACGTCGCCAAGGTTATGCTTTGTTGTGTGTGAGTTACCCTCGTTCTGACTTGGAAGTGGAGACACAAGACGAAGATGAAGTCTACGAACTCCAATTTGGACGCTATTTTGCTAGGGGGAGAATTAAAGCGGGTTTACCCTTAGATGAGGAATGA
- a CDS encoding cupin domain-containing protein: MQSSTIRKPTILAPGEGNQFSVLGSQFTTKVTGEETNQAWTIYEITDTEENGPPLHTHPWEEAFYVLEGELDIQVGTETILASPGFFINIPHNAPHAFKIRSATAKFLVLISPKGAKTFYEEMGQVANSPLLNMEKVQPVLNKYGLQFIA; this comes from the coding sequence ATGCAAAGTTCAACCATCCGCAAACCAACTATTCTTGCACCAGGAGAAGGTAATCAATTCTCAGTTCTTGGCTCACAGTTCACAACAAAAGTAACTGGAGAAGAGACAAATCAAGCTTGGACAATTTATGAAATTACAGATACAGAAGAAAATGGGCCGCCACTACATACCCACCCTTGGGAAGAAGCATTTTATGTTCTAGAAGGAGAACTAGATATCCAAGTTGGTACAGAAACAATTTTGGCATCACCGGGCTTTTTCATTAACATTCCCCATAATGCACCACACGCCTTCAAGATTCGTTCTGCTACTGCTAAATTTCTGGTTTTAATTTCACCTAAGGGAGCGAAAACCTTTTATGAAGAAATGGGTCAAGTCGCAAACAGTCCATTGCTAAACATGGAAAAAGTACAGCCTGTTTTGAACAAGTATGGATTGCAATTTATTGCGTAA
- a CDS encoding penicillin acylase family protein: MIVDLGNLDNSVAIHTPGQSVHAFHSHYNYSEFDLGKRLKGKG; encoded by the coding sequence ATGATTGTAGATTTGGGAAATTTGGATAACTCAGTAGCAATTCACACCCCTGGACAATCAGTCCATGCTTTCCATAGCCACTACAACTATTCAGAATTTGATTTGGGGAAAAGGTTAAAGGGTAAGGGTTAA
- a CDS encoding anti-sigma factor domain-containing protein encodes MTEPLTPQAIETLAAGYVVGDLDRAEVEVFEQLLAENPALVAEVKRLQATLDQVVYSLNSVEPPPHLQSAILTAATTTFQPSQKPSRFLWYAIMGSVAALLILYLGVDNYRLRQDFRMAQDINTLLQQSQTQLFSLKAVKASDTAAGSFVVNLGQRQGILAVQNLVAPPTGKVYRLWAIADGEKIPCGTLKINPQGKVLDKFWMPADFYDTGISGLFVTLELSETSRYPTGTIVMQSNSSTHI; translated from the coding sequence GTGACTGAACCCCTTACTCCTCAAGCAATCGAAACCTTGGCAGCAGGCTATGTTGTGGGCGACCTCGATCGCGCCGAAGTAGAAGTTTTCGAGCAACTGCTGGCAGAAAATCCCGCATTAGTGGCAGAAGTGAAGCGGCTTCAGGCAACCTTAGACCAAGTTGTTTACAGCTTAAACAGCGTTGAACCGCCTCCCCATCTCCAATCTGCCATTCTGACTGCTGCTACCACGACTTTCCAACCCTCCCAGAAACCGTCTCGCTTCCTCTGGTACGCCATCATGGGTAGTGTCGCGGCACTCCTAATTCTGTATTTAGGAGTAGATAACTATCGCTTGCGACAGGATTTCCGTATGGCTCAAGACATCAATACCCTACTGCAACAGTCCCAGACACAACTTTTTTCTCTCAAGGCTGTGAAGGCATCGGATACCGCTGCGGGTAGCTTTGTAGTGAATCTAGGACAACGACAGGGGATTCTAGCCGTGCAAAATCTGGTGGCTCCCCCTACAGGGAAAGTCTATCGACTTTGGGCGATCGCTGATGGCGAAAAAATTCCCTGTGGTACTCTGAAAATTAATCCTCAGGGAAAGGTGCTAGATAAATTCTGGATGCCTGCCGACTTTTATGACACAGGTATCTCTGGATTATTCGTGACTTTGGAATTGTCTGAAACTAGCCGTTATCCAACCGGAACTATCGTGATGCAGAGTAACTCATCGACCCATATCTAA
- a CDS encoding sigma-70 family RNA polymerase sigma factor, with protein sequence MKSGLALTLQDALGIFAEKLASVYSPESMDLSSRDRHSSEPSSSSDAALLDDLKAKQPTALRCLYERYGSVVYGVALKVLQSQPEAEDLTQEIFLSLWQRPVDPARHGHLMRYLIVMTRSRAIDKLRSRSRTLNLVQRWGQNITAAPPAHTPVEQAVFNERSQQVRQALTQLSDQQRQVIELAYDAGLSQSEIAQQLHKPLGSVKSWTRQGLLKLKQLLQHSID encoded by the coding sequence GTGAAATCAGGATTGGCACTCACATTGCAAGATGCATTAGGCATTTTTGCAGAGAAATTAGCCTCGGTCTATTCACCTGAATCTATGGATCTAAGTTCTCGCGATCGCCATTCATCAGAACCGTCATCCTCCAGCGATGCCGCACTTTTGGATGACCTGAAGGCAAAGCAACCAACGGCGCTAAGGTGTCTCTACGAGCGCTACGGCAGTGTGGTGTATGGAGTGGCGCTGAAAGTTTTGCAAAGCCAGCCGGAAGCCGAAGACCTGACCCAGGAAATCTTTCTGTCGTTATGGCAGCGTCCGGTTGACCCTGCTCGCCACGGTCATTTGATGCGCTACCTGATTGTCATGACTCGATCGCGGGCGATCGACAAATTGCGATCGCGCAGTCGCACTCTTAATTTGGTGCAACGTTGGGGGCAGAATATCACTGCCGCACCCCCCGCGCATACTCCGGTTGAGCAGGCTGTTTTCAATGAGCGATCGCAGCAAGTGCGGCAGGCATTGACCCAGCTTTCAGATCAGCAACGACAGGTGATTGAACTGGCCTATGATGCCGGACTGAGCCAATCAGAAATTGCCCAACAATTGCATAAACCCCTGGGAAGCGTGAAAAGCTGGACTCGCCAGGGACTCTTGAAACTGAAGCAACTTTTACAACACTCCATTGACTAA
- a CDS encoding peptidase encodes MMKNTFRKYHRLIATLFCLPLLFTALTGISVAIADTWLHQEELAAFLITVHTFQIFKLDAVLPVLNGLGLIGLVATGISLTGLFAKRHQPKRIKERS; translated from the coding sequence ATGATGAAAAACACATTTCGCAAGTACCATCGGCTAATTGCCACACTCTTTTGTTTGCCGTTACTCTTTACTGCTCTGACTGGCATTAGCGTTGCCATTGCCGACACATGGTTGCATCAAGAAGAGCTTGCTGCATTTTTAATCACTGTTCACACCTTCCAAATCTTCAAACTCGATGCCGTTCTGCCAGTTTTGAATGGGCTAGGTCTGATTGGCTTAGTGGCTACCGGAATCTCGCTGACCGGACTGTTTGCTAAACGTCATCAACCAAAGCGGATAAAAGAACGCTCATGA
- a CDS encoding cupredoxin family copper-binding protein has protein sequence MKYISYFFIAIASAFLVILLSLSSCSPNHKATTNQPMAMKDQPQTADTTVKIRNFKFEPANLAIAVGKTVQFINVDEEPHTATATDGTFNSKALDTNQTWNYTATKPGTYPYICSVHPFMKGMLTVTNKKN, from the coding sequence ATGAAATACATTTCTTATTTTTTCATAGCGATCGCCAGTGCCTTCCTGGTAATCCTGTTGTCGTTGTCATCCTGTAGTCCGAACCATAAGGCAACGACTAACCAACCAATGGCGATGAAAGATCAACCCCAAACTGCCGATACTACAGTCAAAATTCGTAATTTCAAATTTGAGCCAGCGAATTTGGCGATCGCTGTTGGTAAAACTGTTCAGTTTATCAATGTCGATGAAGAACCCCACACGGCGACGGCTACGGATGGTACTTTCAACTCTAAAGCACTGGATACCAATCAAACCTGGAACTACACCGCGACCAAACCGGGAACCTATCCCTATATTTGCTCAGTTCATCCCTTTATGAAAGGGATGCTGACGGTAACAAATAAGAAAAACTAA